Proteins found in one Geomonas subterranea genomic segment:
- a CDS encoding Lrp/AsnC family transcriptional regulator, with protein MKNIAPDAVDRIDRAILTELQKDGRLTNVQLAELVGLSESACLRRVRMLEQSGIIDRYVMLVDQGAIGKPGTVFVRVTLDGQQREKLASFEEAIGTVPEVMECYLMSGDVDYLLRVIVKDTDDYLRLHNKLTGLPGVLRVQSSFALRTVVSKTSLPL; from the coding sequence ATGAAGAATATTGCGCCAGACGCCGTAGACAGGATTGATCGGGCCATCCTGACCGAGCTGCAAAAGGACGGCAGGCTCACCAACGTGCAGCTGGCCGAACTGGTGGGGCTCTCCGAATCGGCCTGCCTGCGGCGGGTGCGCATGCTGGAGCAAAGCGGCATCATCGACCGGTACGTGATGCTCGTGGACCAGGGGGCGATCGGCAAGCCCGGCACCGTCTTCGTGCGCGTCACCCTCGACGGGCAGCAGCGGGAGAAGCTCGCGAGCTTCGAGGAGGCCATCGGGACCGTCCCCGAGGTGATGGAGTGCTACCTCATGTCCGGCGACGTGGACTACCTGTTGCGCGTCATCGTCAAGGACACCGACGACTACCTGCGCCTGCACAACAAGCTGACCGGGCTCCCGGGCGTCTTGCGGGTGCAGTCCTCCTTCGCCCTGCGCACCGTGGTGAGCAAGACCTCCCTGCCGCTATAG
- a CDS encoding ATP-binding protein, translating to MNRLPSPQRFCSFRSSFQFKLFLRFTLFSAVIAVVCGTLFVLHQINQNKRHAEQMLQLQAHALAGAVRLPLYAESDELLNSYAAETMRLPEIRGVEIVNARGKVLVRLPSSLPSGELLSQRAEVHGHPLTLSPEQALSPEQALSPEQALSPEQPLSGERAGAGPLVGEVRLYRGTADLWREARRLAALSVVLATTCWLFVSLSCYLILRRVTASFNSLMRGMEKVHGGDYVSRIDIVSDDEPGRASASLNDLAESLRRREEENRRLHAELMAAMEFEIASKEQLISVNLDLEKEIEQRTQARQELKNLVQQLPLGIVWSDEEGEIEYLNSFMLDTFGYGADQAPDLDTLFTLICPDQAYRERVLEKRRAAIAAWEQGGLVTFYEVSALCRDGSPRHLNCSNQRSGSRVVDIMIDMTERELLQQQIVRNQKLESIGVLAGGIAHNFNNALTGVLGYISFAKKFLDRSHGAHELLLQAEKATMRAAGFANQLLSFAKGGAPLRKGVPVAALVEESVLLSTKGCNVSVALDLPPDLPPVFVDDRQMRQAFNCICINAVQAMPGGGTFSVRGRQVSSEQERLPAPLCGHYVELSFQDEGCGIRDEDKPSIFTPYFTTKTQLGTGLGLATVHSIVTRHGGLITFDSQAGKGTTFTLYLPVFCVEAPAP from the coding sequence ATGAACAGGTTGCCGTCACCCCAGCGCTTTTGCTCCTTCCGCTCCAGCTTTCAATTCAAGCTTTTCCTGCGCTTCACCCTCTTCTCCGCGGTCATCGCCGTGGTCTGCGGCACGCTATTCGTGCTGCACCAGATCAACCAGAACAAGAGGCACGCCGAGCAGATGCTCCAACTGCAGGCCCACGCCCTGGCCGGCGCCGTACGCCTTCCCCTGTACGCCGAGAGCGACGAGCTTCTGAATTCCTACGCCGCCGAAACCATGCGCCTTCCCGAGATCCGGGGTGTGGAGATCGTCAACGCCCGCGGCAAGGTGCTGGTCAGGCTTCCCTCCTCCCTCCCTTCCGGGGAGCTGCTCAGCCAGAGGGCGGAGGTGCACGGTCATCCCCTGACCCTTTCACCGGAGCAGGCCCTTTCACCGGAGCAGGCCCTTTCACCGGAGCAGGCCCTTTCGCCGGAGCAGCCCCTTTCCGGGGAACGTGCCGGGGCCGGACCCCTGGTCGGGGAGGTGCGGCTTTATCGCGGCACCGCCGACCTGTGGCGGGAGGCGCGCCGCCTGGCCGCCCTGAGCGTGGTGCTCGCGACGACGTGCTGGCTCTTCGTGAGCCTCTCCTGCTACCTCATCCTCAGGCGGGTGACCGCCTCCTTCAACTCGCTGATGCGGGGGATGGAGAAGGTTCACGGCGGCGACTACGTCTCGCGCATCGACATCGTCTCGGACGACGAGCCCGGGCGCGCCTCCGCCTCGCTCAACGACCTGGCCGAGTCGCTCAGGCGGCGCGAGGAGGAGAACCGCCGCCTGCACGCGGAGCTGATGGCCGCGATGGAGTTCGAGATCGCCTCCAAGGAGCAGCTGATTTCCGTCAACCTGGACCTGGAGAAGGAGATCGAGCAGAGGACCCAGGCGCGCCAGGAGCTGAAGAACCTGGTGCAGCAGCTCCCCTTGGGGATCGTCTGGTCCGACGAGGAGGGGGAGATCGAGTACCTCAACTCCTTCATGCTGGACACCTTCGGCTACGGCGCGGACCAGGCACCCGACCTGGACACGCTCTTCACCCTGATCTGCCCGGACCAGGCCTACCGCGAGAGGGTGCTCGAAAAACGGCGCGCCGCCATCGCGGCATGGGAGCAGGGGGGTCTGGTCACCTTCTACGAGGTGAGCGCCCTGTGCCGGGACGGTTCCCCGCGTCACCTGAACTGCAGCAACCAGCGCTCGGGCAGCCGCGTGGTCGACATCATGATCGACATGACCGAGCGCGAGCTCTTGCAGCAGCAGATCGTCAGGAACCAGAAACTGGAATCGATCGGGGTGCTGGCCGGAGGGATCGCCCACAACTTCAACAACGCCCTGACCGGCGTCCTGGGGTACATCTCCTTCGCCAAGAAGTTCCTGGACCGTTCGCACGGCGCCCACGAGCTGTTGCTGCAGGCGGAGAAGGCGACCATGCGCGCCGCCGGATTCGCCAACCAGCTGCTCTCCTTCGCCAAGGGGGGAGCGCCCCTGAGAAAGGGGGTCCCGGTCGCCGCGCTGGTCGAGGAGTCGGTGCTCCTCTCCACCAAGGGGTGCAACGTCAGCGTCGCTCTCGATCTTCCCCCGGACCTGCCGCCGGTCTTCGTGGACGACAGGCAGATGCGCCAGGCATTCAACTGCATCTGCATCAACGCCGTGCAGGCCATGCCCGGGGGGGGGACGTTCTCCGTGCGGGGGAGGCAGGTTTCAAGCGAGCAGGAACGGCTGCCGGCGCCGCTATGCGGCCACTACGTGGAGCTCTCCTTCCAGGACGAGGGGTGCGGCATCCGCGACGAGGACAAGCCGAGCATCTTCACCCCCTATTTCACAACCAAGACGCAACTCGGCACCGGCCTTGGGCTCGCCACCGTGCACTCCATCGTCACCAGGCACGGCGGTTTGATCACCTTCGACAGCCAGGCGGGGAAGGGGACCACCTTCACCCTGTACCTCCCGGTTTTCTGCGTCGAGGCGCCGGCGCCGTAG
- a CDS encoding TonB-dependent receptor plug domain-containing protein: MTGKFLRKLSLASLLLLIPLAPLRAMGVEGDEVTRSLGLSGEEPAGVSRLPRPASLIAENVTVVTAEEIARLNAHTVADVLQTVPGVQLDLLQTPGSILLYNVLGSSNRHILVQLDGVPQNFVGGENLAHLGLIPAQVVERIEIIKGAASAAWGSALGGVINIITKSPAPDRGATGLASASIGTAATSDLRGEISGSRDAFGYYLTAGTIHSNGLIPGNNVDFRHGFGKLTYDFAGGARATLGLDIRHADMGLMRSVKYDFYENGEVRYLNGYLSLQVPLAQRLTLEVNGRGGVRESTDRRGVLSQGILFFTPEARETHQGYTADLTWGDAQNGVKTGVEYERIEVRQREPLQRIPGSNSDLGLDRHSFYANGTYTIGRFSLLPGVRVDHLNLLDDPVSATLGATLRLGQDTLLRGYAARGYSLPLISRYGSPTGELEHELQQVGTVQGGVETTAVPYLWLKGMLFHTNVWNIQEYDFQAGLLYRDKQRRHGVDLELRTSPWHGLSLNGAYTFTDARNRATGEQLEGSQSGPRHAVKGALTYDNDEAGLTAVLTANYTNWNLTAPGARSQATLWDLHLNQKLLPARDNSPELFFSLRNIFDTKLYEYDFRPAAPRWFEVGGRFRF, translated from the coding sequence TTGACCGGTAAGTTCCTCCGCAAATTATCGCTCGCCTCTTTATTGCTCCTGATCCCGCTGGCGCCGCTTCGCGCCATGGGAGTGGAGGGGGACGAGGTGACCCGCTCGCTCGGCCTCTCCGGGGAAGAGCCTGCGGGCGTCTCGCGCCTCCCCCGCCCCGCATCCCTCATTGCCGAAAACGTCACCGTGGTCACCGCCGAGGAGATCGCCCGGCTGAACGCGCATACCGTGGCGGACGTGCTGCAGACCGTTCCGGGTGTGCAGTTGGACCTTTTGCAGACTCCCGGCTCGATCCTGCTCTACAACGTGCTCGGCTCCTCCAACCGTCACATCCTGGTGCAGCTCGACGGCGTGCCCCAGAACTTCGTCGGCGGCGAAAACCTGGCCCACCTCGGCCTCATCCCGGCGCAGGTGGTCGAGCGGATCGAGATCATCAAGGGAGCTGCGTCCGCCGCCTGGGGCTCCGCCCTTGGGGGGGTGATCAACATCATCACCAAGTCGCCGGCGCCCGACCGGGGGGCCACCGGGCTCGCCTCGGCCTCCATCGGCACGGCGGCCACCAGCGACCTGCGGGGGGAGATCAGCGGCAGCAGAGACGCGTTCGGCTACTACCTTACCGCAGGGACCATACACTCCAACGGGCTCATCCCCGGCAACAACGTCGATTTCCGTCACGGTTTCGGCAAGCTCACCTACGACTTCGCCGGCGGCGCCAGGGCGACGCTGGGGCTCGACATCCGCCATGCCGACATGGGCCTGATGCGGTCGGTGAAGTACGACTTTTACGAAAACGGCGAGGTCCGCTACCTCAACGGCTATCTCTCGCTGCAGGTCCCGCTGGCCCAGCGCCTGACGCTCGAGGTGAACGGTCGCGGCGGAGTGCGTGAGAGCACCGACCGCAGGGGGGTCCTCTCCCAGGGGATCCTCTTTTTCACCCCGGAGGCGCGCGAGACACACCAGGGGTACACCGCCGACCTCACCTGGGGGGACGCCCAAAACGGCGTCAAGACCGGGGTGGAATATGAGAGGATCGAGGTGCGTCAGCGCGAGCCGCTGCAGCGCATACCCGGGAGCAACTCGGACCTTGGCCTCGACCGGCATTCCTTCTACGCCAACGGCACCTATACCATCGGGAGGTTCTCGCTGCTTCCCGGCGTGCGCGTCGACCACCTGAACCTTCTGGACGACCCGGTGAGCGCGACGCTGGGGGCGACCCTGCGCCTGGGGCAGGACACGCTCCTGCGCGGCTATGCCGCGCGCGGCTACAGCCTCCCCTTGATCAGCCGCTACGGCTCGCCGACCGGGGAGCTGGAGCACGAACTGCAGCAGGTCGGCACCGTGCAGGGGGGGGTGGAGACCACGGCCGTCCCGTACCTCTGGTTGAAGGGGATGCTGTTCCACACCAACGTCTGGAACATCCAGGAGTACGACTTCCAGGCGGGCCTGCTGTACAGGGACAAACAGCGCCGTCACGGCGTCGACCTCGAGCTGCGAACCTCACCCTGGCACGGCCTCTCCCTCAATGGCGCCTACACCTTCACCGACGCGCGCAACCGCGCCACCGGGGAGCAGCTGGAAGGAAGCCAAAGCGGTCCGCGCCACGCGGTGAAAGGGGCGCTCACCTACGACAACGACGAAGCCGGTCTCACCGCGGTCCTGACCGCGAACTACACCAACTGGAACCTCACCGCCCCGGGCGCCCGGTCCCAGGCGACCCTCTGGGATCTGCACCTGAACCAGAAGCTCCTGCCGGCCCGCGACAACTCGCCGGAACTCTTCTTCTCGCTGCGCAACATCTTCGACACCAAGCTCTACGAGTATGACTTCCGTCCAGCGGCACCGCGGTGGTTCGAAGTCGGGGGGAGGTTCCGGTTCTGA
- a CDS encoding PilZ domain-containing protein, translated as MVATVHPVDEFGSGERGFDDVAGKKSDRVDARIAIFEGPYQKTLVLNYSVNVSPGGLFIESSEIRPVDTLLTLKFRLTRYDTVICCQARVAWTNEPGALKKPELPVGMGLSFVGLRLSDLHALRSFLERSRIVPVW; from the coding sequence ATGGTCGCTACGGTGCACCCGGTTGACGAGTTCGGCAGCGGTGAGAGGGGCTTCGATGACGTGGCGGGGAAGAAGAGCGACCGGGTCGACGCCCGCATCGCCATATTCGAGGGACCGTACCAGAAGACGCTGGTGCTCAACTACTCGGTGAACGTGAGCCCCGGAGGGCTCTTCATCGAAAGCAGCGAGATCCGTCCGGTAGACACCCTGCTGACCCTGAAGTTCAGGCTCACCCGTTACGACACGGTGATCTGCTGCCAGGCGAGGGTGGCCTGGACCAACGAGCCGGGGGCGCTGAAGAAGCCTGAGCTTCCGGTGGGGATGGGACTGAGCTTCGTGGGGCTGCGCCTCTCAGACCTGCACGCATTGAGAAGCTTCCTGGAGCGCAGCAGGATCGTTCCGGTCTGGTAG
- a CDS encoding peptidylprolyl isomerase has translation MKRITMSIASTTAALLCLAGCAGANKAAVPAPAAPAQAAEVKDAVQIVNGVAITRAEVERATRVLLSQSGQPQQLPPQAMQKATQAALDQLTTAELIYQEASKVEIKDLDQQVEKKIAESKALYPNPDAFEQALKGSGLTVAEMTRNARKSIVINTFIERRFATKAEVSDAEAEKFYQDNLEKYFTRPESARASHILVKVDATESAEEKAKAKEKAETLLKRVKGGEEFAAVAKAESGCPSATVGGDLGTFGRGQMVPPFEKAVFDLKPGEISPVVESQFGFHIIKLAEKHEAGKMSYDDAKAKIFEYLKAEKVRQQVGAFVEELKSKAKITRG, from the coding sequence ATGAAAAGAATCACCATGAGTATCGCATCGACCACCGCGGCGCTTCTCTGCCTCGCCGGCTGCGCCGGCGCCAACAAGGCCGCCGTACCCGCCCCCGCCGCGCCGGCACAGGCGGCCGAGGTGAAGGACGCGGTGCAGATAGTGAACGGGGTCGCCATAACCCGCGCCGAGGTCGAGCGCGCCACCCGCGTGCTGCTGTCCCAAAGCGGGCAGCCGCAGCAGCTCCCCCCCCAGGCCATGCAGAAGGCGACCCAGGCCGCCCTGGACCAGCTCACCACGGCAGAGCTCATCTACCAGGAGGCGTCCAAGGTCGAGATCAAGGACCTGGACCAGCAGGTGGAGAAGAAGATCGCCGAGAGCAAGGCGCTCTACCCGAACCCGGACGCCTTCGAACAGGCCTTGAAGGGTAGCGGGCTCACCGTCGCCGAGATGACCAGGAACGCGCGCAAGAGCATCGTGATCAACACCTTCATCGAACGGCGCTTCGCCACCAAGGCCGAGGTGAGCGACGCCGAGGCGGAGAAGTTCTACCAGGACAACCTGGAGAAGTATTTCACCCGCCCGGAGAGCGCGCGGGCGAGCCACATCCTCGTGAAGGTGGATGCCACGGAAAGCGCCGAGGAGAAGGCGAAGGCGAAGGAGAAGGCGGAAACGCTTCTGAAAAGGGTGAAAGGTGGCGAGGAGTTCGCCGCCGTGGCCAAGGCGGAGTCGGGGTGCCCGAGCGCGACGGTTGGAGGCGACCTGGGGACCTTCGGCCGCGGCCAGATGGTCCCCCCCTTCGAGAAGGCCGTGTTCGACCTGAAGCCGGGGGAGATCAGCCCGGTGGTGGAGAGCCAGTTCGGATTCCACATCATCAAGCTGGCCGAAAAGCATGAGGCGGGCAAGATGAGCTACGACGATGCCAAGGCGAAGATCTTCGAATACCTGAAGGCGGAAAAGGTGAGGCAGCAGGTGGGTGCGTTCGTCGAGGAGCTGAAGAGCAAGGCGAAGATCACCAGGGGGTAG
- the ald gene encoding alanine dehydrogenase produces MIVGILKEIKVEENRVSMTPAGVEVMVSHGHTMLVEGGAGAGSGFDDEAYRRAGAEIVAAPAEIYRRAGMVMHVKEPQPSEYDLIREGQIVFTYFHFAAAEGLTRAFIKSKGVAVAYETITGPGNSLPLLTPMSEVAGRMAAQQAAKYAERAQGGRGILLGGVPGVAPATVVVIGGGVVGTHAAQMACGMGAKVYLLDMSLERLRHLSEVMPRNCFPVMSSPATIRELVKEADVVIGAVLVHGAKAPKLVTRDMLKTMKPGAVLVDVAIDQGGCFETSRPTTHREPTYLEEGVLHYCVANMPGAVPLTSTAALTNATLPYAVALADRGWRDVARENAGVREGINVALGEVTYRGVAEAFGLVYTPVDEVLA; encoded by the coding sequence ATGATCGTCGGAATTCTGAAGGAAATCAAGGTGGAGGAGAATCGCGTCAGCATGACCCCCGCCGGGGTCGAGGTCATGGTGAGCCACGGGCACACCATGCTGGTGGAGGGGGGCGCCGGGGCCGGCAGCGGTTTCGACGACGAGGCCTACCGCAGGGCCGGGGCCGAGATCGTGGCCGCGCCCGCGGAGATCTACCGGCGCGCCGGAATGGTCATGCACGTGAAGGAACCGCAGCCAAGCGAGTACGACCTGATCCGCGAGGGGCAGATCGTTTTCACCTACTTCCACTTCGCCGCGGCCGAGGGGCTGACCCGCGCCTTCATAAAGAGCAAGGGTGTCGCGGTCGCCTACGAGACCATCACCGGCCCGGGGAACTCGCTGCCGCTTCTGACCCCGATGAGCGAGGTCGCCGGCCGCATGGCGGCGCAGCAGGCGGCCAAGTACGCCGAGCGGGCCCAGGGGGGGCGCGGCATTCTCCTGGGCGGGGTCCCGGGCGTGGCGCCTGCCACCGTCGTGGTCATCGGCGGCGGCGTGGTCGGCACCCACGCGGCGCAGATGGCCTGCGGCATGGGGGCGAAGGTGTATCTGCTCGACATGAGCCTGGAGCGCCTGCGCCACCTCTCCGAGGTGATGCCCAGGAACTGCTTCCCGGTGATGTCCTCTCCGGCCACCATCCGCGAACTGGTCAAGGAGGCGGACGTGGTGATCGGGGCGGTCCTCGTGCACGGCGCCAAGGCGCCCAAGCTGGTGACCCGCGACATGCTGAAGACCATGAAGCCCGGGGCGGTGCTCGTGGACGTGGCCATCGACCAGGGGGGGTGCTTCGAGACGTCGCGCCCGACCACGCACCGTGAGCCGACCTACCTCGAGGAGGGGGTGCTGCACTACTGCGTGGCCAACATGCCCGGCGCCGTGCCGCTCACCTCGACGGCGGCCCTCACCAACGCCACGCTCCCCTACGCCGTGGCGCTGGCGGACCGCGGCTGGCGGGACGTGGCGCGCGAGAACGCCGGGGTCAGGGAGGGGATCAACGTCGCCCTCGGGGAGGTCACCTACCGCGGCGTCGCCGAGGCGTTCGGCCTCGTCTACACCCCGGTCGACGAGGTGCTCGCCTAA
- a CDS encoding ABC transporter substrate-binding protein, whose translation MRSLFLCILLLSLGLPVAARAAELLILQSSRSPVYSEALGGFRAAARTNEQPLVLSDYAEVDVQRLVREERPRLVVAVGDRALAACRKIREVPVVSLLSLSLSQKPQPDHIGGVTMVAPPGRYLELFAQLGARRVGVLYDPKLSGLYLKRAGAEAGNYGVTLAMEAVRNSRDLQAKLENLKGEVDLLWLLPDSTVVTTVNMEALLLFSMTRGIPAVTFTGQYLKNGAAAALDIDPYDMGVQAGELAQSLLRGASSHKVPVLEPRKVRLQVNDSVLRKLGLRIP comes from the coding sequence ATGCGCTCCCTCTTTCTTTGCATCCTGCTACTGTCCCTCGGGCTTCCAGTGGCGGCACGGGCAGCGGAGCTGCTGATCCTTCAGTCAAGCCGCAGCCCGGTCTACTCCGAGGCGTTGGGCGGTTTCCGTGCCGCCGCCAGGACCAACGAGCAGCCGCTGGTGCTCTCGGACTACGCCGAGGTGGACGTGCAGCGCCTGGTCAGGGAGGAGCGCCCGCGGCTGGTGGTCGCGGTCGGTGACAGGGCCCTCGCCGCCTGCCGCAAGATCAGGGAGGTCCCGGTGGTCTCCCTGCTTTCGCTGTCGCTGTCCCAAAAACCCCAGCCCGATCATATCGGGGGGGTGACCATGGTGGCCCCCCCGGGGCGCTACCTCGAGCTCTTCGCCCAGCTGGGCGCCAGGCGGGTCGGGGTCCTCTACGACCCGAAGCTCTCGGGCCTCTACCTGAAGAGGGCCGGCGCCGAAGCCGGCAACTACGGCGTGACCCTTGCCATGGAAGCGGTGCGCAACTCGCGCGACCTGCAGGCGAAACTGGAGAACCTCAAGGGAGAGGTGGACCTTTTGTGGCTTTTGCCGGACAGCACGGTGGTGACCACGGTGAACATGGAGGCTCTTTTGCTTTTTTCCATGACCCGGGGCATCCCGGCCGTCACCTTCACCGGCCAGTACCTCAAAAACGGGGCCGCCGCCGCGCTGGACATCGACCCGTACGACATGGGGGTGCAGGCGGGGGAGCTGGCCCAGTCCCTGCTGCGAGGCGCTTCAAGCCACAAGGTCCCCGTGCTGGAGCCGCGCAAGGTCCGGCTCCAGGTGAACGACAGCGTGCTGCGCAAGCTGGGCCTGCGGATACCGTGA